From the genome of Sphingobacterium sp. UGAL515B_05:
GGATATTCACAAAATATGCCGTGCGGGATAATGCTGTGCCTTATATCTGTGTACTTTCGCCCACCGTATTATTTTTGCTTAAAACCTATGTTATTGAGGTGTACACACCCTATGTTATCGGGTTGGATTTGATCATCATTAACGGTTTTATCACGTTTGTAATGCTTTTGATCAGTTCGCCGGGTAAAGCAAGTGAAAAAGCATTGTCCCACAATTAATGTATTTTAAGTTATAAAAAGTTTCTCCATTGGTGAGAAGATGTAAATACAAGTATTGATTTTGATTTGTACGTACAGAAAAATTAAGTTAAGTTTGATATACTTAGTTTTTCTGTACGTATGTATCATAGCATAAATGAGACTACGGAATTTATCCGTAGAAAAATTGGAGATTTTGCTCCAGAATTCGGTATCATCCTAGGTACTGGTTTAGGTAAGTTGGTTGATGAAATTGAGGTCGAGTATCAGCTGATGTATTCCAATATACCTAATTTCCCTATTTCAACTGTTGAATTTCATTCTGGCAAACTTATTTTTGGAAAGCTGAGCGGACGCAATGTGGTCGCTATGCAGGGAAGGCTGCATTATTATGAAGGCTACGATATGCAGCAGATTACATTTCCGATCCGGATCATGAAGGTTCTGGGGGTACAGAAATTGTTTGTTTCCAACGCTGCGGGATCCTTGAATCCCGAGGTGAAAAAAGGCGACCTAGGAATTATCGAAGATCATATCAATTTGTTGCCAGACAATCCGCTTCGCGGACAAAACCTGGCTGAGTTTGGGCCACGATTTCCGGATATGAGCGAGCCTTATAACCGAAAGATGATTGAACAGGCTCTTGATATTGCGGCCAGACATGCTATTGCTGCACGAAAAGTTGTTTATGTTTCCTCCGCAGGTCCGAATTTGGAAACAAAAGCAGAATATCGTTATATGCGTTTGATCGGTGGCGATGTGGTCGGTATGAGTACTGTTCCTGAAGTTATTGTCGCCAATCATATGGCTCTTCCTGTATTTGCCATTTCTGTTGTTACGGATGAGGGCTTCCATGAGCAACTTAAACCTGTGTCTTTGCAGGAAATTGTCACTGTTGCAGAGAAAGCAGAACCTAAAATGACATTAATTTTGAAAGAATTAATAGCTTTGCAATAAATTGCATCTTCATGTCGCATCGTTGAAGGAGAACGTTGTTGAATTTGTGGGGGGGTGAAGGGTAATCGGTTCATTCAGGTGAATTTAGCTTTTTTTGTTTTTATATTATTTTAGATGAAGTTGATCGTACGCATACTTGCCGCATGGTGTGTTTTAATTATTTATTCCGTGGATGTCATTGCGCAGAGCAAAGAGGATTGGAGCAGTGCATTGGATTCGGCTAGAGCCAAGGAGGATGGAAAGAAGGATTCCGTCATCCTGTCTGCGAAATATATCCGATATGCGACCTTGGATATGTTAAAAAAAGCTACTTATACGCGGCAGATTGATACATCACATCATAACTATCAGTATTATAATCCACAGAATTTGCCCTGGAACCCCAGTGTGAACCTTGGTTCCTATGGGCTTGCCACGCGGGATCTGTTGTTTCAGCCTAAAAAGACCATTGGTTTTCAGTCTGGTTTTACCGCTTTGGAACGTTACTTATTGAACCCCGATTCGGTCCAATATTTTAGGGCACGGGCGAGGTATTCCGAATTGTCTGCGGTAGGATTCTTTTTTAATGATCAGGTATTCAGGGCCCGGGTAGCACAAAATATCAATTCCCAGTGGAATATGAATGTGGATTTTCATTCGACTAAAACGGATGGCTTCTACCTCAATCAGAATTACTCCGATTTAAAAGCTTCAGTAGCCTCTTGGTATGAATCGAAAAATAATCGTTACAACCTGTTGATCAATGCGGTATTTAACCGCTTGGAGGCAATGGAGAATGGTTCTATCACAGAAGATCTTCCATTTGCGCCAGGGAAGAGGCAGGCGCCAGATCGGTTCATTCCTAAATTTTACGATCCTGATAAGAATGTCATTCCACGATCTAAATGGTGGGATAATTCATTGTTCCTAAGACAGTCGCTCTATCTGGGACGGTTGGATACAATCGATAAGGGCAAGCCAACCATGGAGATCCGTCCAACGAATAGTATGGCACATAACACGCGTATTCGAAGACAGACCTATAATTTCTTCAAGAACATTGAAGATAAGAATGCAGTGTTACCTTACAACAATAAAGCCTTGGCATTGAATAATGATAAGACGCTGATCACGAATGTTTCCAATGAATTTGAATACAACTTTTTCCTTCGGGGGAAGTCGGTCTTTAAGAATGAGGCTAAGTTAAACTTGGCTTTCCAACATGACATGAACTGGGTGGAGCAAAATCAACTGGATTCAAATCGCTATTATAATAACCCTACTGCCTATCCGCAGCCACTCAAAAAATTGCCGGATAGCACGACCTTTGATCGTTTTTATCAAAATGGGATCGTGAAAGGTGAATTGGGCTATAAGTTTTCAGATCGTCTTGATTTTAGTTTAAGAGCGAATCAGATTGTATTTGGTCATAACTTTGGGGA
Proteins encoded in this window:
- a CDS encoding putative porin; the protein is MKLIVRILAAWCVLIIYSVDVIAQSKEDWSSALDSARAKEDGKKDSVILSAKYIRYATLDMLKKATYTRQIDTSHHNYQYYNPQNLPWNPSVNLGSYGLATRDLLFQPKKTIGFQSGFTALERYLLNPDSVQYFRARARYSELSAVGFFFNDQVFRARVAQNINSQWNMNVDFHSTKTDGFYLNQNYSDLKASVASWYESKNNRYNLLINAVFNRLEAMENGSITEDLPFAPGKRQAPDRFIPKFYDPDKNVIPRSKWWDNSLFLRQSLYLGRLDTIDKGKPTMEIRPTNSMAHNTRIRRQTYNFFKNIEDKNAVLPYNNKALALNNDKTLITNVSNEFEYNFFLRGKSVFKNEAKLNLAFQHDMNWVEQNQLDSNRYYNNPTAYPQPLKKLPDSTTFDRFYQNGIVKGELGYKFSDRLDFSLRANQIVFGHNFGDFLYDAKADIAMGDKIGKVTLSAYSQNKSPEMVFENLNYTYGKWNDLDLKKTKIQNLGFQYANPMLGFHGKVEYFLMNNYTYFEERPNPQDDPKNDKWIVPAQLDKANLLKVTVGQKFKFNHFTFDNLIVYQKTDQQDVLAVPELYTWHSLYYSNLFYKVIDYSIGLDAKFNTPYANPNYSVGTGQFYNAYKQLEFSTYPVMDLWITANIQRVNMFLSYNFLNQNFYPHGYYTVRRYPMNTANFRFGISWKFYD
- a CDS encoding purine-nucleoside phosphorylase; its protein translation is MYHSINETTEFIRRKIGDFAPEFGIILGTGLGKLVDEIEVEYQLMYSNIPNFPISTVEFHSGKLIFGKLSGRNVVAMQGRLHYYEGYDMQQITFPIRIMKVLGVQKLFVSNAAGSLNPEVKKGDLGIIEDHINLLPDNPLRGQNLAEFGPRFPDMSEPYNRKMIEQALDIAARHAIAARKVVYVSSAGPNLETKAEYRYMRLIGGDVVGMSTVPEVIVANHMALPVFAISVVTDEGFHEQLKPVSLQEIVTVAEKAEPKMTLILKELIALQ